From Campylobacter upsaliensis, the proteins below share one genomic window:
- the tpx gene encoding thiol peroxidase, with translation MSVNFKGNPVDLKGNVLEVGAKAPKVSLKAKDLSVVEIAKEDKVQIVLTVPSLDTPVCASEAREFNQKIAAFKGAEVIVVSMDLPFAMGRFCSTENIDNLVVASDFVAKEFGEKYGVLIANGALEGLLARAVFVIKDGKIAYKELVKEITEMPNFEAVEEFFKGSGSCCGGCGCH, from the coding sequence ATGTCAGTTAATTTTAAAGGAAATCCCGTTGATTTAAAGGGAAATGTGCTAGAAGTTGGAGCAAAAGCTCCTAAAGTAAGTCTTAAGGCTAAGGATTTAAGCGTTGTAGAAATCGCAAAAGAAGATAAGGTGCAAATTGTCCTTACTGTGCCGAGCCTCGACACTCCTGTTTGTGCGAGTGAAGCAAGAGAATTTAATCAAAAAATCGCTGCTTTTAAGGGTGCTGAAGTGATTGTTGTCAGTATGGATTTACCTTTTGCTATGGGAAGATTTTGCTCGACTGAAAATATTGACAATTTAGTCGTAGCAAGTGATTTTGTCGCTAAAGAATTTGGAGAAAAATACGGCGTTTTAATCGCTAATGGTGCTTTAGAAGGGCTTTTAGCTAGAGCTGTTTTTGTGATTAAAGATGGCAAAATCGCTTATAAAGAGCTTGTAAAAGAAATCACAGAAATGCCAAATTTTGAAGCTGTTGAAGAATTTTTTAAAGGTTCTGGAAGTTGTTGTGGGGGTTGCGGCTGCCACTAA
- the motB gene encoding flagellar motor protein MotB: MAKKHKCPECPAGEKWAVPYADFLSLLLALFIALWAISETNPAKVEALKTEFVKIFDYTTTQAVKTESQNTEKHAGASRTPNDEVEALKRLTLSQQETIRKLKAALDQSENQIALNLPSRVEFAKNSAEIVSADVQDYLKRMAQLSLSLPPQAKIEIRGFTDNSDSALRSFELGYERAKAVMNYFIDGGVSVGKLSIKSYGFNEPLLNHAPSDLANNRVEIYFKVDIDDDNAQRSILELLQRAN; encoded by the coding sequence ATGGCTAAAAAACACAAATGCCCCGAATGTCCAGCTGGTGAAAAATGGGCTGTGCCTTATGCGGATTTTTTAAGTTTGCTTTTGGCACTTTTTATTGCACTTTGGGCTATTTCTGAAACAAATCCCGCTAAGGTCGAAGCTTTAAAAACGGAATTTGTAAAAATTTTCGATTATACAACAACCCAAGCGGTTAAAACAGAAAGTCAAAATACTGAAAAGCACGCAGGTGCTTCAAGAACTCCAAATGATGAAGTTGAGGCGCTAAAAAGACTGACTTTAAGTCAGCAAGAAACAATTAGAAAACTTAAAGCCGCCCTCGATCAATCCGAAAATCAAATCGCTCTTAATCTCCCCTCACGCGTAGAATTTGCTAAAAATAGTGCGGAAATTGTCTCTGCCGATGTGCAAGATTATCTCAAGCGTATGGCACAACTTTCTTTGAGTTTGCCACCACAAGCAAAAATCGAAATTCGTGGCTTTACGGATAATAGTGATAGTGCTTTAAGAAGTTTTGAATTAGGCTATGAAAGAGCTAAGGCTGTGATGAATTATTTTATTGATGGCGGAGTAAGTGTGGGAAAACTTAGCATTAAAAGTTATGGTTTTAATGAGCCTTTACTCAATCACGCTCCAAGCGATCTTGCAAATAATAGAGTTGAAATTTATTTTAAAGTCGATATAGACGATGATAATGCACAAAGATCTATATTAGAACTACTTCAAAGGGCTAACTAG
- the motA gene encoding flagellar motor stator protein MotA translates to MDLTTILGMVLAVTSISVGDILEGGNPLHVLHFSSFLIVMPTAAFCAMTATHKKIVKAAYKELKIVFKGSGVNLPERIAQLIEFAIVARRDGLLALESRTNEIENEFLKNAMMMLVDGKSFEEIHESMEIQTEQLEEHYKECAEYWIVFGETCPTMGLVGAVFGLILALKLLDNPQAMAAGISGAFTATVTGIFGAYALFAPWGRKMKANGMDFVKEQVVITEAIKGIAEGANPRDLEAKLFNFLSHDDPRISQFDKG, encoded by the coding sequence ATGGATTTAACGACCATACTTGGAATGGTGCTAGCTGTTACTAGTATCTCTGTGGGGGATATTTTAGAGGGGGGAAATCCTCTGCATGTTTTGCACTTCTCATCATTTCTTATCGTGATGCCAACGGCAGCTTTTTGTGCTATGACGGCTACACATAAAAAAATTGTGAAAGCCGCCTATAAAGAGCTAAAAATCGTTTTTAAGGGGTCTGGCGTGAATTTACCAGAACGCATCGCACAACTTATAGAATTTGCTATTGTCGCGCGTAGAGATGGACTTTTAGCCTTAGAATCAAGAACAAATGAGATTGAAAACGAATTTTTAAAAAATGCTATGATGATGTTAGTCGATGGCAAAAGCTTTGAAGAAATTCACGAAAGTATGGAGATTCAAACTGAACAATTAGAGGAACATTATAAAGAATGTGCGGAATACTGGATAGTCTTTGGAGAAACCTGCCCTACAATGGGACTTGTTGGAGCGGTGTTTGGACTTATCCTTGCGTTAAAACTTTTGGATAATCCTCAAGCTATGGCGGCGGGAATTTCTGGTGCATTTACCGCTACTGTTACGGGAATTTTTGGAGCTTATGCGCTTTTTGCACCTTGGGGAAGAAAAATGAAAGCTAACGGCATGGATTTTGTCAAAGAGCAAGTTGTCATTACTGAGGCGATTAAAGGTATAGCAGAAGGGGCAAATCCTAGAGATTTAGAAGCAAAACTTTTTAATTTCTTAAGCCACGATGACCCAAGAATTTCACAATTTGACAAAGGGTAA
- a CDS encoding substrate-binding domain-containing protein: MKKLLFLNTLMASLLSAEILLYGPDPAALAMRELALEFEKKSGERVVVNSGPSKTWLYKARQDADLFYAPSAKSMERYIELVPNLSIDDISIIHLCQTNLMVRPNNPLKITSFNDLLDKKVKIMAMSGGHNSYEFIALKMGNGENLTKLRKNIIVYAKGPKEALSLWRQDPNIDVLIGSSCWKKTLENEALFVEVGKEFAMYKAMELAPTKKGLQNQKVQEFINFTKSEEGQRILQDTIWSLEGDFKRGRVHQPPLLPHHNRNHQYNTSY; the protein is encoded by the coding sequence ATGAAAAAATTGTTATTTTTAAACACCTTAATGGCTAGTTTATTAAGTGCTGAAATTTTACTTTATGGACCAGATCCAGCAGCTTTAGCTATGAGAGAGCTTGCGTTAGAATTTGAGAAAAAAAGCGGAGAAAGGGTTGTTGTGAATTCCGGTCCTTCTAAAACTTGGCTTTATAAAGCTAGACAGGATGCGGATTTATTTTATGCACCAAGTGCTAAGAGTATGGAGAGGTATATTGAATTAGTGCCAAATTTAAGTATAGATGATATTAGCATTATCCATTTGTGTCAAACAAATTTAATGGTGCGTCCTAACAATCCTCTAAAAATCACCTCCTTTAACGATCTTTTGGATAAAAAAGTTAAAATTATGGCGATGAGTGGAGGACACAATAGCTATGAATTTATAGCCCTTAAAATGGGAAATGGGGAAAATTTAACTAAGCTTAGAAAAAATATTATTGTGTATGCAAAAGGTCCAAAAGAAGCCTTAAGCTTATGGAGGCAAGATCCAAACATCGATGTTTTAATTGGCTCTTCATGTTGGAAAAAGACTTTAGAAAATGAGGCTTTGTTTGTTGAGGTGGGAAAGGAATTTGCTATGTATAAGGCTATGGAATTAGCCCCTACAAAAAAAGGTTTGCAAAATCAAAAAGTGCAAGAATTTATCAATTTCACAAAAAGCGAGGAGGGACAGAGGATTTTACAAGATACTATTTGGAGTTTAGAGGGCGATTTTAAGCGAGGTAGAGTTCATCAACCGCCGCTTTTGCCACATCATAATAGAAATCATCAATATAATACATCATATTAA
- the rpoD gene encoding RNA polymerase sigma factor RpoD: MDAKTQNLELEELFKENKEDYITYEKLVKYLNKQPNLTAIKKIRSLMKKYKVELYSAAQIAQMQNVADAKRLEEEKQKLQDTGLENEFNLANENELLEWSRSDSPVRMYLREMGQIALLNKDEEVEISKKIELGEDIIIDAFCSVPYLIDFILDYQEPLINRERRVKELFKSFDEEEDKENDKLDEEENDEESEEDKKTKKPNKKEDERTLKVIEKFKALEKAKKEWLKVSKETKAKEDELLDKLSIAFKKNILKEKLMDLGPTSKLISEIVKSMETALKSDDEFDKELKRLEYRLPMFSDELKARHADILKEITKLSKDEIAEKAMETTMVSTYMEIKKLFQTKEASKKSFDLEKSRLKEILEQIKRGKKISDEAKGRMAKSNLRLVVSIAKRYTNRGLPFLDLIQEGNIGLMKAVDKFEYKRGYKFSTYATWWIRQAISRAIADQARTIRIPIHMIETINQINKIIREHLQKNGKEPDVNDIAKEVGLSVDKVKQVIKITKEPISLEAPIGSEDDGKFGDFVEDKNSLSPMDNILKDDLKEQIDEVLDQLNDREKAVIRMRFGLLEDESDRTLEEIGKELNVTRERVRQIESSAIKKLKHPKVGRKLKNYIEGWK; encoded by the coding sequence ATGGACGCTAAAACTCAAAATTTAGAGCTTGAAGAATTATTTAAGGAAAATAAAGAAGATTATATTACCTATGAGAAATTAGTTAAATATCTTAATAAGCAGCCCAATCTTACAGCGATTAAAAAAATTCGCTCTTTGATGAAAAAATATAAAGTTGAGCTTTATTCTGCGGCACAAATTGCCCAAATGCAAAATGTAGCCGATGCGAAAAGATTAGAAGAAGAGAAACAAAAGCTCCAAGATACTGGGCTAGAAAATGAATTTAATTTAGCAAACGAAAATGAGCTTTTAGAGTGGAGTCGCTCGGACTCTCCTGTGCGTATGTATTTAAGAGAAATGGGGCAAATCGCACTTTTAAACAAAGATGAAGAAGTCGAAATTTCAAAGAAAATTGAATTGGGTGAAGATATTATCATCGATGCTTTTTGTTCTGTGCCTTATTTGATTGATTTTATTTTAGACTATCAAGAACCTTTGATTAATAGAGAAAGGCGTGTAAAAGAGCTTTTTAAAAGTTTTGATGAGGAAGAAGACAAGGAAAATGATAAGCTCGATGAAGAAGAAAATGATGAAGAAAGCGAAGAGGATAAAAAAACCAAAAAGCCTAACAAAAAGGAAGATGAACGCACCTTAAAAGTGATAGAAAAATTTAAAGCCTTAGAAAAAGCAAAAAAAGAATGGCTTAAAGTTTCTAAAGAAACTAAAGCTAAAGAAGATGAGCTTTTAGACAAATTAAGCATAGCTTTTAAAAAGAATATTTTAAAAGAAAAATTAATGGACCTAGGACCAACTTCAAAGCTTATTAGTGAAATTGTCAAGTCAATGGAAACAGCGCTTAAGAGTGATGATGAATTTGACAAGGAACTTAAGCGTTTAGAATACCGTCTTCCTATGTTTTCAGATGAGCTGAAAGCTAGGCATGCGGATATTTTAAAAGAAATTACCAAATTAAGCAAAGATGAAATTGCCGAAAAAGCTATGGAAACGACTATGGTAAGCACTTATATGGAGATTAAAAAACTCTTTCAAACTAAAGAAGCGAGTAAAAAAAGCTTTGATTTGGAAAAAAGTCGTTTAAAAGAAATTTTAGAACAAATCAAAAGAGGTAAAAAAATTTCCGATGAAGCTAAGGGTAGAATGGCAAAGTCAAATTTGCGTCTTGTTGTCAGTATAGCCAAGCGTTATACAAATAGAGGCTTGCCATTTTTGGACCTTATACAAGAAGGCAATATAGGCTTAATGAAAGCGGTGGATAAATTTGAATACAAGAGAGGTTATAAATTTTCCACTTATGCGACTTGGTGGATAAGACAAGCCATTTCAAGAGCGATTGCTGATCAGGCAAGAACAATTCGTATTCCTATCCATATGATAGAAACAATTAATCAAATCAACAAAATCATAAGAGAGCATTTGCAAAAAAATGGCAAAGAGCCAGATGTCAATGATATTGCTAAAGAAGTGGGCTTGAGCGTTGATAAGGTAAAACAAGTCATTAAAATTACCAAAGAGCCTATTTCTCTTGAAGCACCTATTGGCAGTGAAGATGATGGAAAATTTGGAGATTTTGTAGAGGATAAAAATTCGCTTTCTCCTATGGATAACATTTTAAAAGATGACTTAAAAGAACAAATCGATGAAGTGCTTGATCAGCTAAATGATAGAGAAAAGGCTGTAATTCGTATGCGTTTTGGCTTACTTGAAGATGAAAGTGATAGAACTTTGGAAGAGATAGGAAAAGAACTTAATGTAACACGCGAAAGAGTAAGACAAATAGAAAGTTCGGCAATTAAAAAACTAAAGCACCCAAAAGTAGGACGCAAACTTAAAAATTATATCGAAGGGTGGAAATAA
- a CDS encoding ATP-dependent helicase: protein MPLSKLNEEQLKAAKANFGHNLIIASAGTGKTSTIVARIAFLLQQGIKPERIMLLTFTNKASKEMIMRLSRYFDKKITGKILAGTFHSTAYTLLKNADKTIILKQASELKTLLKSVYEKRRFSHLSDINPYASTSLYELYSLFQNKTHNEEFHTWFCQNYPEQSIYAEIYEDILKEYEEEKKRFNYVDFNDLLLNLKELLKTQKHEFDEILVDEYQDTNSLQSSLIEAFESKSLFCVGDYDQSIYAFNGADINIIGGFKERFLDAQIFSLNKNYRSSKSILALANKVILNNERLYPKELIVTRQDEFKAPSLLIFDELFSQYQNIAKMIYTSGINLEEIAVIFRNNSSADGMEVALRERGIASVRKGSGSFFESLEVKAFCAMLALIVNPKDIMAFIHLIQYTKGVGGVLAKDIFDALLKLGDGNLIKGFLEPDKSVSLKNYQKRNYELGLFADLDDLANEKRFHFESEFEAHPILKLSKINELCARNLEKLYFFLKEVERKRHSLEVLNCIFNNEFFKEICEELATKRATNKAGQVDLLRKNENLQKIEAKFGILKEFAKNYSDVYKYYNFLTLGSSEMSSGKGVNLLSVHASKGLEFDLVFVVDLAQNRFPNKKLMSRGGSLEEERRLFYVAVTRAKNILYLSYAKYDKNKKTHYKPSCFLVEAGLCKEEY from the coding sequence ATGCCACTTTCTAAACTCAATGAAGAGCAATTAAAAGCTGCTAAAGCAAATTTTGGACACAATCTCATCATCGCAAGTGCTGGCACGGGTAAAACTTCTACCATAGTCGCTAGAATAGCTTTTTTATTACAGCAGGGCATTAAGCCTGAAAGAATTATGCTTTTAACCTTTACCAATAAGGCAAGTAAAGAAATGATTATGCGTCTTTCACGCTATTTTGATAAAAAAATCACAGGAAAAATTCTAGCCGGCACCTTTCATTCCACTGCCTACACTCTCCTTAAAAATGCTGATAAAACCATCATTTTAAAGCAAGCAAGTGAGTTAAAAACCCTACTTAAAAGTGTGTATGAAAAACGGCGTTTTTCGCATTTAAGCGATATAAATCCCTACGCAAGCACCTCTTTATACGAACTTTATTCTTTATTCCAAAATAAAACTCATAATGAGGAATTTCACACTTGGTTTTGTCAAAACTACCCAGAACAAAGCATTTACGCGGAAATTTATGAGGATATTTTAAAAGAATATGAAGAGGAAAAAAAGCGTTTTAATTATGTGGATTTTAACGATTTGCTTTTAAATTTAAAAGAGCTTTTAAAGACCCAAAAGCACGAATTTGATGAAATTTTAGTTGATGAGTATCAAGATACAAATTCTTTGCAAAGCTCACTTATCGAGGCATTTGAAAGTAAAAGTCTATTTTGTGTGGGGGACTATGACCAAAGTATTTATGCTTTTAATGGGGCGGATATTAACATTATAGGAGGATTTAAGGAGCGTTTTTTGGATGCACAAATTTTTTCACTCAATAAAAACTACCGCTCCTCAAAAAGCATTTTAGCCCTTGCTAATAAAGTCATTTTAAATAATGAAAGACTTTATCCAAAAGAGCTTATCGTAACGCGTCAAGATGAATTTAAGGCACCTAGTTTGCTCATTTTTGATGAATTGTTTTCTCAATATCAAAACATCGCTAAAATGATATATACAAGCGGAATTAATTTGGAGGAAATCGCTGTGATTTTTCGTAATAATTCTAGTGCTGATGGTATGGAAGTGGCTTTAAGGGAGCGAGGGATTGCAAGTGTGAGAAAGGGGAGTGGGAGCTTTTTTGAAAGTTTAGAAGTTAAAGCATTTTGCGCGATGTTGGCTCTAATTGTCAATCCCAAAGATATTATGGCTTTTATTCATCTTATACAATATACAAAAGGTGTGGGGGGAGTTTTAGCAAAAGATATTTTTGACGCACTTTTAAAGCTTGGAGATGGAAATTTGATTAAGGGTTTTTTAGAGCCTGATAAAAGTGTAAGTTTGAAAAATTATCAAAAAAGAAATTATGAACTAGGGCTTTTTGCGGATTTAGATGATTTGGCAAATGAAAAGCGTTTTCATTTTGAAAGCGAATTTGAAGCACACCCCATCTTAAAACTTTCTAAAATCAATGAGCTTTGTGCGAGAAATTTGGAAAAACTTTATTTTTTTCTTAAAGAAGTGGAGCGTAAAAGGCATTCTTTAGAAGTGTTAAATTGCATTTTTAATAATGAATTTTTTAAAGAAATTTGCGAGGAGCTTGCTACAAAAAGAGCGACAAATAAAGCAGGGCAGGTCGATTTGCTAAGAAAAAATGAAAATTTACAAAAGATAGAAGCAAAATTTGGAATTTTAAAAGAATTTGCGAAAAATTATAGCGATGTTTATAAATATTATAATTTTCTAACACTAGGCTCAAGTGAAATGAGTAGCGGAAAAGGCGTGAATTTGTTAAGTGTGCATGCAAGTAAGGGGCTTGAGTTTGATTTAGTTTTTGTGGTAGATTTAGCACAAAATCGTTTTCCCAACAAAAAACTAATGTCTAGGGGAGGAAGTTTAGAGGAAGAAAGAAGGCTTTTTTATGTCGCTGTAACAAGGGCAAAAAATATACTTTATCTTAGTTACGCAAAATACGATAAAAATAAAAAAACGCATTATAAGCCGTCTTGTTTTTTAGTCGAAGCTGGGTTATGTAAAGAGGAGTATTAA
- a CDS encoding valine--tRNA ligase encodes MYDKNLEKKYYELCEKRGYFEIDSNKSIQKEGKNFCIMMPPPNVTGVLHIGHALTFTLQDIITRYKRMDGYKTLYQPGLDHAGIATQNVVEKQLLAQGITKEELGREKFIEKVWEWKEQSGGKILEQMRTLGITPAWSRLRFTMDDGLANAVKKAFVKLYDEKLIVRGNYMVNWCTHDGALSDIEVEYKENKGKLYHIKYFLKDSEEFLIVATTRPETFFGDTAVMVHPDDERYAKFVGKEVVLPLSKKTIKIIADESVEKDFGTGVVKVTPAHDMNDYEVGLRHHLEFLSVFDEKGILNEHCLEFMGLERLEAREKIVQKLENLGFIEKIEEHHNQVGYCYRCNNIVEPYISKQWFVKKEIAQKSIEKVALNKTQFYPSHWVNSFNAWMRDLRDWCISRQLWWGHQIPVYYCECGCEWASEDTPKSCPKCGSTNFHQDPDVLDTWFSSGLWAMSTLGWGNKDWGKDQFWFEKDLREFYPNSLLITAFDILFFWVARMMFQSTNALEELPFKHIYLHALVKDEQGRKMSKSLGNVIDPNESIKTYSADILRFTLALLAVQGRDIKLSEDKLLQVRNFTNKIYNATNYLLLNENKFEDLENITIQSELAKFINAKFQECLKQVRENLENYRFNDAANYLYRFFWDDFCDWGIELSKAQKSSVKELGSIFKEALKALHPFMPFISEYAYHKLSGSELENSASIMISAYPNLGNKDEKIERIFSLLIESIISIRRAKSLIELGNAKIEKAYIKLNNSAMQSEIEKYQHFITLLAKCESVEFISEKLNNAICDVSENLEINIKLDNIDLSAIISRLENQKIKLEKEFTKINAMLSNEKFLSKAPKDIILQNQNALNNLKEQFEKVQMELKNLRG; translated from the coding sequence ATGTATGATAAAAATTTAGAAAAAAAATACTATGAGCTTTGTGAAAAACGCGGATATTTTGAGATAGATTCAAACAAAAGCATACAAAAAGAGGGTAAAAATTTCTGCATTATGATGCCTCCACCTAATGTAACAGGCGTTTTGCACATTGGGCATGCTCTTACTTTTACCCTGCAAGATATTATCACGCGTTATAAAAGAATGGATGGCTACAAAACGCTTTATCAGCCCGGACTTGACCACGCAGGTATCGCTACACAAAATGTCGTAGAAAAGCAACTTTTGGCACAAGGCATTACAAAAGAAGAGCTTGGAAGAGAAAAATTTATAGAAAAAGTGTGGGAATGGAAAGAACAAAGTGGGGGCAAAATTTTAGAACAAATGCGGACACTTGGTATAACTCCGGCGTGGAGTCGTTTGCGTTTTACTATGGATGATGGCTTGGCAAATGCCGTTAAAAAAGCCTTTGTAAAGCTTTATGATGAAAAGCTCATTGTGCGGGGAAATTATATGGTAAATTGGTGCACTCACGATGGTGCTTTAAGCGATATAGAAGTCGAATATAAAGAAAACAAAGGCAAACTTTATCACATTAAATATTTTTTAAAAGATAGTGAAGAATTTCTTATCGTTGCTACAACTCGCCCTGAAACTTTTTTCGGCGATACGGCAGTAATGGTGCATCCTGATGATGAAAGATATGCTAAATTTGTAGGAAAAGAGGTCGTTTTGCCTCTAAGTAAAAAAACTATTAAAATTATCGCTGATGAATCTGTGGAAAAAGACTTTGGAACAGGTGTAGTAAAGGTAACTCCAGCACACGATATGAATGATTATGAGGTGGGTTTAAGACACCATTTAGAATTTCTTAGCGTTTTTGACGAAAAAGGAATTTTAAATGAGCATTGTTTGGAATTTATGGGTTTAGAAAGACTTGAAGCGAGAGAAAAAATAGTCCAAAAACTCGAAAATTTAGGTTTTATCGAAAAGATAGAAGAGCATCATAATCAAGTGGGCTATTGCTATCGTTGTAATAATATTGTAGAGCCTTATATCTCTAAACAATGGTTTGTCAAAAAAGAAATCGCTCAAAAAAGCATAGAAAAAGTCGCTTTAAATAAGACGCAATTTTACCCTAGCCACTGGGTCAATAGCTTTAATGCTTGGATGCGAGATTTGCGTGATTGGTGTATTTCAAGGCAGCTTTGGTGGGGACATCAAATTCCTGTTTATTACTGCGAGTGTGGATGTGAGTGGGCAAGTGAAGATACACCCAAATCTTGCCCAAAATGTGGCAGTACTAATTTTCATCAAGACCCTGATGTCTTAGATACTTGGTTTAGCTCAGGTCTTTGGGCTATGAGCACACTTGGCTGGGGTAATAAGGACTGGGGCAAGGATCAATTTTGGTTTGAAAAAGATTTGAGGGAATTTTACCCCAACTCCTTGCTTATTACTGCTTTTGACATTTTATTTTTCTGGGTCGCTAGAATGATGTTTCAAAGCACAAACGCCCTAGAAGAACTTCCTTTTAAGCATATTTATTTACACGCTTTAGTCAAAGATGAGCAAGGACGCAAAATGAGCAAAAGTCTTGGTAATGTCATTGACCCAAATGAAAGCATTAAAACTTATAGTGCTGATATTTTGCGTTTTACTCTTGCTTTGCTAGCGGTGCAAGGACGCGATATAAAATTAAGCGAAGATAAGCTTTTGCAAGTAAGGAATTTTACAAACAAAATTTACAATGCGACAAATTATCTTCTTTTAAACGAAAACAAATTTGAAGATTTAGAAAACATTACTATTCAAAGTGAGCTTGCTAAATTTATTAACGCAAAATTTCAAGAATGCCTCAAACAAGTAAGAGAAAATTTAGAAAACTACCGCTTTAATGATGCGGCAAATTATCTTTACAGATTTTTTTGGGACGATTTTTGTGATTGGGGGATCGAGCTTAGTAAGGCACAAAAAAGTAGCGTTAAAGAGCTTGGAAGCATTTTTAAAGAAGCCTTAAAAGCCTTGCATCCTTTTATGCCTTTTATAAGTGAATATGCCTACCATAAATTAAGTGGAAGTGAGCTTGAAAATAGTGCTTCGATTATGATAAGTGCTTATCCAAATTTAGGTAACAAAGATGAAAAAATAGAACGCATTTTTTCTTTATTAATAGAAAGTATCATTAGCATACGCCGAGCAAAAAGCTTAATCGAGCTTGGTAATGCTAAGATTGAAAAGGCTTATATTAAGCTTAATAATTCTGCTATGCAAAGCGAGATAGAAAAATATCAACATTTCATAACTCTTCTTGCAAAATGTGAAAGTGTAGAATTTATAAGCGAAAAATTAAACAACGCCATTTGTGATGTGAGTGAAAATTTAGAAATTAACATTAAGCTTGACAATATAGATTTAAGTGCGATTATTTCAAGGCTTGAAAATCAAAAAATAAAGCTAGAAAAAGAATTTACTAAAATCAACGCAATGTTAAGCAATGAAAAATTCCTATCCAAAGCACCAAAAGACATTATCCTACAAAATCAAAATGCCTTAAATAATCTTAAAGAGCAATTTGAAAAGGTGCAGATGGAACTTAAAAATTTAAGGGGTTAA
- the dnaJ gene encoding molecular chaperone DnaJ, which translates to MEISYYEILEITQSADKESIKKAYRKLALKYHPDRNQGDKEAEDKFKLINEAYEVLSDDEKRAIYDRYGKEALKSRAGGSAGFGDFEDIRDIFTSFFGEGFGGRKSRQKNNEDKFNADFVVGLNLSFKEAVFGCTKEIDFTYKNSCKTCNGSGAKDGKMQTCPKCQGRGQIVMKQSFLSFAQTCPDCSGSGSCASDKCPQCKGLGYEELKDKVELKVPEGVDSGMNLRVSEKGNITKNGIRGDLFVKIHAEEDETFIRDDEDIYIEFPVFFTQAILGQSVKVPTIRGEATLNLPKGAKDGQRFVLENEGVKNVRSSHIGRQIVQIAIKFPNSLNEEQTKLLEQLSESFGIKDGMHHEQKGLFDKIATWFKG; encoded by the coding sequence GTGGAAATCAGTTATTATGAAATTTTAGAAATAACACAAAGTGCCGATAAAGAAAGCATTAAAAAAGCTTATAGAAAACTAGCCTTAAAATATCATCCTGATAGAAATCAAGGAGATAAAGAAGCTGAAGACAAATTTAAACTTATCAACGAAGCCTATGAAGTTTTAAGTGATGATGAAAAAAGAGCTATTTATGATAGATACGGCAAAGAAGCTTTAAAGAGTAGGGCTGGTGGAAGTGCTGGTTTTGGTGATTTTGAGGATATTAGAGATATTTTTACAAGTTTTTTTGGAGAAGGTTTTGGCGGCAGGAAATCGCGACAAAAAAATAATGAAGATAAATTTAACGCCGATTTTGTTGTGGGGCTTAATCTTAGCTTTAAAGAAGCTGTTTTTGGCTGCACAAAGGAAATTGATTTTACTTATAAAAACTCGTGCAAAACTTGTAATGGCAGTGGGGCAAAAGACGGCAAAATGCAAACTTGTCCTAAGTGTCAAGGTAGAGGGCAAATCGTTATGAAGCAAAGCTTTTTGTCTTTTGCGCAAACTTGTCCCGATTGTAGTGGTAGCGGAAGCTGTGCGAGTGATAAGTGTCCGCAGTGCAAGGGGCTTGGCTATGAAGAGCTTAAAGATAAGGTTGAGCTTAAAGTGCCTGAGGGTGTGGATAGTGGAATGAATTTGAGGGTTAGCGAAAAGGGAAATATTACTAAAAATGGCATTAGGGGGGATTTATTTGTTAAAATTCACGCAGAAGAAGATGAAACTTTTATCCGTGATGATGAAGATATTTATATAGAATTTCCTGTTTTTTTCACACAAGCTATTTTGGGTCAAAGCGTGAAAGTTCCTACAATTCGCGGTGAAGCGACTTTAAATTTGCCAAAAGGTGCAAAAGATGGGCAAAGATTTGTGCTTGAAAATGAGGGCGTTAAAAATGTTCGCAGTTCACATATAGGTAGGCAAATTGTGCAAATTGCCATTAAATTTCCAAACTCACTTAATGAAGAGCAAACAAAACTTTTAGAGCAATTAAGCGAAAGTTTTGGCATCAAGGATGGTATGCATCACGAGCAAAAAGGCTTATTTGATAAAATAGCCACTTGGTTTAAGGGCTAG